From Amycolatopsis sp. cg9, one genomic window encodes:
- a CDS encoding VanZ family protein, with product MVATYLVPVRTALLLFPLVALAVMLPAAFVSYRRRGRAGGWPTFVFYAFLFYLLAIATQTVLPLPADPAYCAGHTYASSPQLRPFYFVEVVSQRARGHWSPGAVLHNPAVWTTALNVVMLAPLGFYVRYAQRMRLVPAALIGFGVSLFFELTQLTGLWFVYPCPYRLFSVDDLILNTAGVVAGWLLAGPLGRLLPTPEPEHDRRRYAAKVTFTRRLFALVSDLLGFAALLGFLFGLLTLFGEDLRHRDTPVVILAVVWFVVLPAVTGSTPGKRAMLLRVTRRGGRRAGPVSLLVRNGVLLSPLWLAWWLLDLDRWDLGNHPEQLLLPVALAASVFVVGVWTPLAVLLDDEHRAPYERLTRTVNTAIVPPGAEAPEPAAGPPPRQPVLKGR from the coding sequence GTGGTCGCCACCTACCTCGTCCCCGTCCGCACCGCCCTCCTTCTCTTCCCGCTCGTCGCGCTGGCCGTCATGCTGCCGGCCGCGTTCGTCAGCTACCGCCGGCGCGGCCGTGCCGGCGGCTGGCCGACCTTCGTCTTCTACGCGTTCCTCTTCTACCTGCTGGCGATCGCGACGCAGACGGTGCTGCCGTTGCCCGCCGATCCGGCGTACTGCGCGGGGCACACCTACGCGAGTTCTCCGCAGTTGCGGCCTTTCTACTTCGTCGAAGTGGTCTCGCAGCGCGCCCGCGGGCACTGGAGCCCCGGCGCAGTGCTGCACAACCCGGCGGTCTGGACCACGGCGCTCAACGTCGTGATGCTCGCGCCGCTCGGCTTCTACGTCCGGTACGCGCAGCGGATGCGCCTGGTGCCCGCGGCCCTGATCGGCTTCGGCGTCTCCCTGTTCTTCGAGCTGACCCAGCTGACCGGCTTGTGGTTCGTCTACCCGTGCCCGTACCGGCTGTTCAGCGTCGACGACCTCATCCTCAACACGGCGGGCGTGGTCGCCGGCTGGCTGCTCGCCGGTCCGCTCGGCCGCCTGCTGCCCACCCCCGAGCCGGAGCACGACCGGCGCCGCTACGCCGCGAAGGTGACCTTCACCCGGCGGCTCTTCGCGCTGGTCAGCGACCTGCTCGGGTTCGCCGCGCTGCTCGGGTTCCTCTTCGGCCTGCTCACGCTGTTCGGCGAGGACCTGCGCCACCGCGACACGCCGGTGGTGATCCTCGCCGTCGTCTGGTTCGTGGTGCTGCCCGCGGTGACCGGCTCGACCCCCGGCAAGCGCGCCATGCTGCTGCGGGTGACCCGCCGGGGCGGCCGCCGCGCCGGGCCGGTCTCGCTGCTGGTCCGCAACGGCGTCCTGCTCTCCCCGCTGTGGCTCGCGTGGTGGCTGCTGGACCTCGACCGCTGGGACCTCGGCAACCACCCCGAGCAGCTGCTCCTGCCCGTCGCGCTGGCCGCGTCGGTGTTCGTGGTGGGGGTCTGGACGCCGCTGGCGGTGCTGCTCGACGACGAGCACCGCGCACCCTACGAACGGCTGACCCGCACGGTGAACACCGCCATCGTGCCGCCCGGGGCCGAGGCCCCCGAACCGGCGGCCGGCCCGCCGCCCCGCCAGCCAGTCCTTAAAGGACGGTGA
- a CDS encoding ATP-binding protein, with product MKLRDVRHELGISAELSELARVRHWVRSVLCGLPANVVSTAVMVVDELTSNALRHGRAPYHVRLLPGAAKLRIEVDDGGGEAARRREPSDHGGRGLLLVERCAAAWGQLRRPTGKTLWAELVTDPDPAGARG from the coding sequence GTGAAGCTCCGCGATGTGCGGCACGAGCTCGGCATCTCCGCCGAGCTCTCCGAACTGGCCAGGGTCCGCCACTGGGTGCGCTCGGTGCTGTGCGGCCTGCCGGCCAACGTCGTCAGCACCGCCGTCATGGTGGTGGACGAGCTGACGTCCAACGCGCTGCGCCACGGCCGCGCGCCCTACCACGTCCGGCTGCTGCCCGGTGCCGCCAAGCTGCGGATCGAGGTCGACGACGGCGGTGGCGAGGCCGCCCGCCGCCGGGAACCGTCCGACCACGGCGGCCGCGGGCTCCTGCTCGTGGAGCGCTGCGCCGCGGCGTGGGGCCAGCTGCGCCGGCCCACCGGCAAGACCCTGTGGGCCGAGCTGGTCACCGATCCGGATCCGGCCGGAGCCCGTGGCTGA
- a CDS encoding antitoxin, with product MNLFDKAKEALGQHPEQADQGVDKAAEAAKQRFGEHSDKIDQGSDKVKDFLHKQGGGQQDAPPQ from the coding sequence ATGAACCTGTTCGACAAGGCCAAGGAAGCGCTCGGGCAGCACCCGGAGCAGGCCGACCAGGGTGTCGACAAGGCCGCCGAGGCCGCCAAGCAGCGGTTCGGCGAGCACTCCGACAAGATCGACCAGGGCTCCGACAAGGTGAAGGACTTCCTGCACAAGCAGGGCGGCGGGCAGCAGGACGCCCCGCCGCAGTGA
- a CDS encoding STAS domain-containing protein has translation MTTDAARPRQRFSGDGWSLESSEDGDLSVYTLRGEFDFAVSAKLADLVPADPGAARIVVDMAEVEYCDSSCLQVLLRLGRQLHRAGGRFAVVTTAPVVTRPIALLGLGDVMPVHPTLEAARSSWGEA, from the coding sequence ATGACCACCGACGCAGCGCGGCCCCGGCAGCGGTTCTCCGGCGACGGCTGGTCCCTGGAAAGCTCCGAAGACGGGGACCTGAGCGTGTACACCCTGCGCGGCGAGTTCGACTTCGCCGTGTCCGCCAAGCTCGCGGACCTGGTGCCGGCCGACCCCGGCGCCGCGCGGATCGTCGTCGACATGGCCGAAGTCGAGTACTGCGACTCCAGCTGCCTGCAGGTCCTGCTGCGCCTCGGCCGGCAGCTGCACCGGGCGGGCGGCCGCTTCGCCGTCGTGACGACCGCGCCCGTCGTGACCCGGCCGATCGCACTGCTGGGGCTCGGCGACGTGATGCCGGTGCACCCGACGCTCGAAGCGGCCCGTTCTTCCTGGGGCGAAGCATGA